Proteins encoded together in one Bos indicus isolate NIAB-ARS_2022 breed Sahiwal x Tharparkar chromosome 3, NIAB-ARS_B.indTharparkar_mat_pri_1.0, whole genome shotgun sequence window:
- the TXNIP gene encoding thioredoxin-interacting protein codes for MVMFKKIKSFEVVFNDPEKVYGSGEKVAGRVIVEVCEVTRVKAVRILACGVAKVLWMQGSQQCKQTLDYLRYEDTLLLDDQPAGENEMVILRPGNKYEYKFGFELPQGPLGTSFKGKYGCVDYWVKAFLDRPSQPTQETKKNFEVMDLVDVNTPDLLEPVSAKKEKKVSCMFIPDGRVSVSARIDRKGFCEGDEINIHADFENTCSRIVIPKAAIVARHTYLANGQTKVLTQKLSSVRGNHIISGTCASWRGKSLRVQKIRPSILGCNILRVEYSLLIYVSVPGSKKVILDLPLVIGSRSGLSSRTSSMASQTSSEMSWVDLNIPDTLEAPPCYMDSIAEDHRLESPTTPLLEDTDGSQDSPIFMYAPEFRFMPPPTYSEVDPSVLNNNVQ; via the exons ATGGTGATGTTCAAGAAGATCAAGTCTTTCGAGGTAGTCTTTAACGACCCCGAAAAGGTGTACGGCAGTGGGGAGAAGGTGGCTGGCCGGGTGATAGTGGAAGTGTGTGAAGTCACTCGAGTCAAAGCTGTCAGGATCCTGGCTTGCGGAGTGGCCAAAGTCCTGTGGATGCAGGGATCCCAGCAGTGCAAGCAGACGTTGGACTACTTACGCTACGAAGACACGCTTCTCCTGGACGACCAACCAGCTG gTGAGAATGAGATGGTGATCTTGAGACCTGGAAACAAATATGAATACAAGTTCGGCTTTGAGCTTCCTCAGGG GCCTCTGGGAACatctttcaaaggaaaatatgGGTGTGTGGACTACTGGGTGAAGGCTTTTCTTGATCGTCCCAGCCAGCCAActcaagagacaaagaaaaactttGAAGTGATGGATCTAGTGGATGTCAATACTCCTGATTTACTG GAACCTGTGTCAgctaaaaaggagaagaaagtttCCTGCATGTTCATACCTGATGGGCGGGTGTCTGTCTCTGCACGAATTGACAGAAAAGGATTCTGTGAAG GTGATGAGATTAACATCCATGCTGATTTTGAAAATACGTGTTCCCGCATCGTGATCCCCAAAGCTGCCATTGTAGCCCGCCACACTTATCTTGCCAATGGCCAAACCAAGGTGCTGACGCAGAAGTTGTCATCAGTCAGAGGCAATCATATTATCTCCGGAACCTGTGCATCATGGCGTGGCAAGAGCCTTCGGGTGCAGAAAATCAGGCCTTCTATCTTGGGCTGCAATATCCTGCGAGTTGAATACTCCTTACTG ATCTACGTTAGCGTCCCTGGCTCCAAGAAAGTCATTCTTGACCTGCCCCTGGTTATTGGCAGCAGGTCAGGCCTCAGCAGCCGGACGTCCAGCATGGCCAGCCAAACCAGCTCTGAGATGAGTTGGGTAGACCTTAACATCCCAGATACCCTAGAAG CTCCTCCTTGCTATATGGATAGCATTGCTGAAGATCACCGGTTGGAGAGCCCCACTACTCCTCTGCTAGAGGACACAGATGGTTCTCAAGACAGCCCTATTTTTATGTATGCTCCTGAGTTCAGGTTCATGCCACCACCTACTTATTCTGAG gTTGATCCCTCCGTCCTGAACAACAATGTGCAGTGA
- the POLR3GL gene encoding DNA-directed RNA polymerase III subunit RPC7-like, with protein MASRGGGRGCGRGQLTFNVEAVGIGKGDALPPPTLQPSPLFPPLEFRPVPLPSGEEGEYVLALKQELRGAMRQLPYFIRPAVPKRDVERYSDKYQMSGPIDNAIDWNPDWRRLPRELKIRVRKLQKERTTIILPKRPPKTTEDKEETIQKLETLEKKEEEVTSEEDEEKEEEEEKEEEEEEEYDEEEHEEETDYIMSYFDNGEDFGGDSDDNMDEAIY; from the exons ATGGCCAGCCGGGGTGGGGGCCGGGGTTGTGGCCGGGGCCAGTTGACCTTCAACGTGGAGGCTGTGGGCATTGGAAAGGGGGATGCTTTGCCCCCACCCACCCTACAGCCTTCTCCACTCTTCCCT CCCTTGGAGTTCCGCCCAGTGCCTCTGCCctcaggagaggaaggggaataTGTCCTGGCCCTGAAGCAGGAGCTTCGAGGCGCCATGCGGCAGCTCCCCTACTTCATCCGGCCTGCTGTCCCCAAGAGAG ATGTGGAACGTTACTCAGACAAATATCAGATGTCAGGGCCGATTGACAATGCCATCGATTGGAACCCTG ATTGGCGACGTCTGCCCCGGGAGCTAAAGATCCGAGTGCGGAAGCTACAGAAGGAAC GGACCACCATTATACTCCCCAAGAGACCCCCTAAGACCACAGAAGATAAGGAGGAAACAATACAGAAACTAGAG ACtctggagaagaaggaggaagaagtgaCTTCAGAGGAAgatgaggagaaagaagaagaagaagagaaggaagaggaagaagaagaggagtaTGATGAAGAAGAACATGAAGAG gaaACTGATTACATCATGTCATATTTTGACAATGGGGAGGACTTTGGGGGTGACAGTGATGACAATATGGATGAGGCTATATACTga